From the genome of Aliarcobacter lanthieri:
AATATTTGAAAGTTTTTCTGCACTATTTGCACAAACAACAACTTTTTTTAACTCACCTTTTTTAACTAAAGATAATACAATAGGAAAAATCAAACTTGTATCTTTTACTTTTCCATCAAGTGCTAACTCTCCAAAAAAATAAAAATCATCAAACTTCAATTTTTGCTCATCAAAAAGTGCTATTTGTAAAGCAATACTTAAATCAAAATGCGTTCCTTTTTTTGATATTTCCGAAGGAGACAAATTTACAGTTATTTTTAGAGGTGGAAATTTAAAATTATTTACCAATAAAGCTGATTTAACTCTATCTTTTGACTCAGTTATATTTGTACTTACCATTCCTACTATTGTAAAATTTGGCATACCTCTTGTAAAAGTTGATTCAACATCAACTATCGTTGCATCTAAGGTTTCTAATGTTGCGGATTTAATTATCTTCATAAAACACTTCTAATATTCATTTTTATTATCTTACTATATTTATAAAAATAATGCAAAAAAATGTTTTTTTTATGATACAATTTTTAATATTCTCTTAATTTAAGGAAAAGGGTATGTCTAATAGTAAAAAACTTCTTTTAACTATGTTCTTTAACATAGCTGCTCTTGTTTTTATTATCACTGTTTCATTTACAATTGCTAATAAAAATATAAATAATCTCATTAAAAAAGATTTAGAAACTATTGGATCATCCATATATAGTCTTAGTTCAATTTTTATAAAGAATGGCTCAAAAGCATATGAAAACAAAGAATTTAAAGATGCAATAAATAGCATAAAAATTGGAAAAAGTGGTTATGTTTATTTTATTGATGAAACTGGGAAAATAGTAATACATCCAAGTATTGAAGGACAAAATTTAGCAAACTTAGATTTTATACAAAAGATTTTATCAGATAAAAATAGCGGTATTATTGAATACTATACTGATGTAACCAATCAAGATAAAATAATTTTCTATAAATATATTCCAGAATGGAAAGTATGGCTTGTTCCAGGGATTAATAAAGATGATTATGTAAAAGATATATATTTTGAATTTTTTTATAAAATAGTTATTTTAGGAATTATTTTAATCATTATTCAAATATTTGTATTCTTCATAACATCAAGAGGAATTACAAAAAATATAAATAATTTTATACTTTACTTTAAAGAGTTTTTAAATTTTGTTACTTATAAACAAAATAAAATTGAAAAAAGAGATATTAAAGGTAATTGTGAATTTTCTAAAATGTCAAAACAGATAAATGATGTAATAGATGAATTTGATGGAAAATATAAAGATGATATGAGAGTAATTGGAGAAAGTATTTTAACTTTTGATAAGTTAAAAAAAGGTGTGTTTAGATGTAGAATCAAATCAACTACATCAAATCCTATGATAAATACTCTAAAAAATACTATAAATGAAGCTTTAGATGATTTAGAAAAATATATGAAAGATATTGAAAATATTTTAATGTCATATACAAATAACAATTATAAAAGTAGAATAGATATATCAAAAGAATTAATTGACGAATCAAGACTTTTAAAAGTTATGAAAAGTGTTAATATTTTAGGAGATACTCTATCTTCTCAATCAAAACAAAATCTTGATAATGGAAATATTTTAGATAATAACTCAAAAGTTTTAAAATCATCTATAGAAAAACTTACAACAAAACTTTTAGAACAAACCAATAGTTTAGAATTTACAACTCAAGCAGTTGATAAAATTTCAAATATTACAAAAAACAATACTCAAAATGCTTTGCAAATGAGCTCTTTAGGTGAAATTGTAAAAAAATCTGTTGAGGATGGATATAATCTTACAAATCAAACAAACCTTTCAATGGATGAAATAAACTCAAAAGTTTTAGCAATAAATGAAGCTATTTCTATAATTGACCAAATATCATTTCAAACAAATATTCTTTCTTTAAATGCTGCAGTAGAAGCAGCAACAGCTGGAGAAGCAGGAAAAGGATTTGCAGTGGTGGCACAAGAAGTAAGAAGTTTAGCAAACAAAAGTTCTGAAGCTGCAAATGATATAAAAAATCTAGTAGATATTGCAAATTTAAAAGCAAATGAAGGAAAAGAAATTTCTAATAAAATGAAAGAAGGATATAAAAACTTATTTTCAAATATTACACAAACACTAGAAATTATTCAAAATGTAAGTAGTGCAGCGAATGAGCAAATGAGAGGAATAGAAGAAGTAAATCAAGCAATAATTACTCTAGAAAAAATATCGAAAGAGAATGAAGAAGAAACTATCCAAGTAAATAATATTACAAAGGAAGTATCAGAAATGGCATTTGAAGTGTTAGAAGAAGCAAAAAATAAAATCTTTTAGTAAGGAAGTTATTATGAGTCAAAAAGAAAAAATTTTAGATGATTATATATTTTTAGTTAGTGAAACAGATGAGAAAGGTATTATAAAATTTGCAAATCAAGATTTTTGTAAAATGGCTGAATATTCTTTAGATGAACTTTTAGGACAACCTCATAGTATAGTAAGACATAAAGATATGCCAAAAATTGCATTTAAATCTTTATGGGATACAGTAAAAAAAGGTGAAATTTGGACTGGATATGTAAAGAATGCTACTAAAAATGGTGAATTTTATTGGGTATTTGCAACAGTTTATCCTTTTGTATCTTGTGATGGGAAAAATGGATATTTATCTTGTAGAAGGAAAGCATCAAAAGAAGAAATAGAAAGTATCTCAAAAACATATGAAATTTGGCTAAGAGATGAAAATAAATAGTTTTATAAAATAGTAGTTATAATTGGCAAAAAATTTTAGGAAATTTTATGTCAAATTTTATAGACTGTCCAGATTGTAATAACAAAATTTTATCAAGATTAGGAACAATTTGTCCAAATTGTGGTTTTACAGTAGGATATTTTAATGGAGATAAAAGAAGAAAATCTTATGGTAAGCTATTTGCCTTAAATGTTTTTACACCATTTTTAGTATTCTTTACAATTATTTTTTCTCAAGTAAATATTTATAGTTTTATTTTAGCAATATTCTTTGCTATATTTATGGCCTTTAAATCTTGTCCAATTCATTTTAAAGATATTTTTGCTTCGAAGTTTGAAAAAACATTATTTTGGGGAATTTGGATAGTTTTTAATTCATTTTTAATAGTTTTAATAGTAAATATTTCTTATAAAAGCATATAAAATAGAAATTATCTTTTAGATTTTTTTCTATTTTTATACTCTTTTTCAAATTTTTGTCTTTTAGTGAAAGACAAATTCTCTATAAAAAGATGTCCAGTTAGATGTTCCATTTCATGTTGCCAAGCTACTGCTAAAAAGTCTTCACATTCCATAGTTTGTTTTTCTCCAAATCTATTGTAATATTCAACAATTATATGTTTTGCTCTTTTAACTTCTTCATAATACTCGGGAACACTAAGACAACCCTCTTTATATATTTGAACTCCATCTTTATGAGTAATTACTGGATTAACAGCTTCTATTAATTCAGCTTTATCTTGAATATCTTCCTCATTTGGAATATTTATAATCAAAACATTAAGAGGAATTGCAACTTGAATAGCTGCAAGTCCTACTCCATTTGCGTTCATCATAGTTTCATACATATCATCTAAAAGAGTATGAAGTTCTTCATCAAACTTCACAACATTTTCAGATTTTGTTCGAAGTAATTTATTTGGATATGTAATAATTTCTCTAATCATAACTCTTTCTTATTTGTGTTTTGAGATCACTTCATCAATAAGCCCATATTTGCAAGCTTCTTCTGCACTCATAAAATTGTCTCTATCTGTATCTTTTTCAATAGTAGAAACATCTTGTCCTGTTTGCTCTGCTAAAATACCATTTAAAGTATCTTTTAATCTTTGTATCTCTTTAGCTTGAATTTGAATATCTGTTGCTTGTCCTCTAGCACCACCTAAAGGTTGGTGAATCATAATTCTAGAGTTTGGTAAAGAGTATCTTTTACCTTTTGCTCCACTAGATAATAAAAATGCACCCATAGATGCAGCTTGTCCTATACAAATAGTACAAACATCAGGTTTTATATAATTCATAGTGTCAAAAATTGACATACCACTTGTTACTACTCCACCTGGAGAGTTGATATATAGATAAATGTCTTTATCTGGATCTTCAGCTTCTAAAAATAGAAGTTGAGCTACAACTGTTGAAGCAACAGCATCATTTATCTCTCCACTTAACATGATGATTCTATCTTTTAAAAGTCTTGAATAAATATCATAACTTCTCTCACCACGCCCAGTTTTTTCAACTACATAAGGTATATAACTCATTTTTTATCCTAAAATTATTTTCCTAATTTTTCATCAAATAATTTTGAAGTAACTTTTTCTTCAATCATTGACATTTTTATAGCAGGTAGGTAACCAGCTTCTTGATATTGTTTTATTACATTTTGTGGGTTTTGTCCCATTTGTAATGCTTCAAAATATAAAACCTGTGTAACTTCTTGATCAGTTACATCAACATTTTCAGCTTTTGCTAAAGCATCAATAATAAATGTAGCTTTTACTGAATTTGATGCATCAGTTTTTAATTCTTCTCTTATTTTTTCAACTTTAGAAGCATCTTCTTTTAATTCATTGATTTCTTCTTCACTCATTGTTCTAATTCTATTATTTAAAGCAAAATTTACTTCTTGTTCAACTACTGTTTTTGGTAAAGCAAAATTGATTTTTTCAACTAAAGATTCTAAGAAAGTTGGTTTAACTTCTTCTCTATAGTATGTAGCTTTTTCTTGTGCTACCATTTGCTCTTTAATTTTTTCTCTTAAAGTATCAATTGTCACATCTTTTTCATTTGGTAACATTTTTTGTGCAAATTCATCATTTAATTCAGGAGCAGCTTTTTCTTGAATTTCATGTAAAGTTACTTTAAATACAGCCTCTTTACCAGCTAAATCTTTTGCTTGGTACTCTTTTGGGAAAGTTACAATAACATCTTTTTCTTCTTCGTATTTCATCCCAATAACTTGTTCTTCAAATCCTGGAATAAAAGAACCCGAACCAATGTGTAAAGGATATTTTTCAGCTTTTCCACCTTCAAATGCTACATCATCAACAAAACCTTCAAAATCAATTACTGCATAATCTCCATCTTTTACAGCTCTTTTTCTAGCAATTTTTGCTAAAGGTGCTGATTGACCTGCAATTTCAGTTAATCTTGCATCAATTTTTTCTATTCCAACTTCAATATCTTTAACAGCAGGAACTAAAGATTTGTAATCTCCTAAATCAATTTGTGGTTTGCAAGCTACAGATATTTCTAATTCAACAGTACCATTGTCTTTTTTGTCAAATTTAGTAATACTTGGTTCACCAATTAAATCACTATTTTTAATATCTAATTGTTTTAAACCTTCATTTAAAACTTTTCTAACAGCTTCACCCTGTGCATCTTCTAAAAGTTTATCTGCATATCTTTGTTTTACAACATTAACAGGAACTTTACCTTTTCTGAATCCTTGAATATTCATAGTTTTAGCAGCTTGTTGAGCCACTTTATCTAAGTTCTTTTCAATTAACTCTTTTGAAAGTGTTGCTGCTATTTCAACATTTGCTTCATCAACTCTATTTGCTTTAAATTCCATTAAATTTACTCCGAATTAAAATTTTAACAAATATTTTATCTAAATTTTACTAAGGCTTTACTAAAAAATTTTTGAATATATTAAAAAGAGAAATGAAAGATTAATAATCTTTCGTTTTTCTCATCTGAAGAAGTTCTTTTTGAACAGAAATATTTATATTCTCATTTGCTTCAAAATTAAGTGAGTAATTTCTTCCATCATAATCAACAGAATTTAAAATAATTTTCATAGCTTCAAGTCTAGCTAAGTGTTTATCATCACTTCTTACAATATGCCAAGGAGCACTTCTTGATGTTGTTCTTCTAAGCATTTCATATTTTTTCTCAGAAAATTCATCCCATAAATCTTGTGCTTGCATATCAACTTCTGAAAATTTCCAATGTCTTAGTGGATCATTTATTCTTCTATCAAATCTTCTTTTTTGCTCTTCTTTTGAAACAGAGAAATAAAGTTTTATTAAAATCATTCCTTGTCTTACTAAGTCTTGCTCAAAATTTACAATATCTTCCATAAATATTTCATGTTCTTCTTGTGTACAAAATCCAAAAATTGGTTCAACCATAGCTCTATTATACCAAGACCTATCAAATAAAACTATCTCTCCTCCAGTTGGAAAATGTTCAATATATCTTTGTAAAAACCATTGATTTCTTTGTGTTTCAGTTGGTTTTCCAAGTGCTACAACACGGTAGTGTTTATTATTCATATATCTTGTAATTCTTCTTATTGCACCACCTTTTCCAGACGCATCTCTTCCTTCAAAAATAATTATCATTCTTTTATTTTCTTTTTCAAGCCAATCTTGAAGTTTTATTAATTCAATTTGATAAGGTTTTAAACTCTGTAAATCATAGATTTTTTGTACTCCTTCATTTAAAACTTGACTATCTAATTTTTTATAATCTCCCAATAAAGATTTAAGATATTTATTTTCTTCTTGTATCTCTTTTAATTTATCATTTACTGGTTTCTTAGGAGTTTCTTTCTGCATTTTTGGTACAACTTTTATTGGTTCTTTACTTTTCATAACAGATGATTTAAAATTTTCAATAAGATCTATGGCTTTATTTAAAGTAAGATTATCTCTTTTTGAATATCCTAAAACTTTTACATATCGTTTTTTATCATATTGAAATCTTGCTATAAATTTTTTACCAAATGTAGGGTGTTCATCCTTTGATATATATAAGCCATTATGCACTGTTAATTCAAATTCATTCAAATTCATTACAATATCCCCCCTTTTTTAAGATAATTTATCTAATTGCATATTTTCAAGCTCTAAAGCCCCACCAATAATTATCTTTTTATCAATTACAAATATATCTTCATCTGTTTTTTTATCATAACTTATAGAATTCAAAATATGTCTAATACAATTTATTCTAGCTTTCTTTTTATTATCACTTTTTACTATTGTCCATGGTGTAAGTTGTGTATGAGATGCCATAAGCATAGAGTATTTTGCAGCTGTATATTTATCCCACAATTTTTGAGACTCTTTATCTATTGGAGATAATTTATGCTGTTTTAAAGGATCTGTTTCTCTTTTTTTAAATCTTCTTTCTTGCTCTTTTTTTGATACTGAAAAATAAAATTTCAATAAAATAATTCCTGATTCTACAAGCATTTTTTCAAATTCTGGAACATCTCTTAAAAATTGTTCATGTTCTTGTTTTGTACAAAATCCCATCACTGGTTCAACTCCACCTCTATTGTACCAGCTTCTATCAAATAAAACTATCTCTCCAGCACTAGGTAAATGTTGAGTATATCTTTGAAAATACCATTGTGTTCTTTCTGTATCACTAGGTTTTTCCAAAGCTACAATTCTTGCCCCTCTTGGATTTAAATGTTCAGTGATTCTTTTTATAGTTCCACCTTTCCCAGCAGCATCTCTACCTTCAAAAATTATTAGAACTTTAAGCCCTTTTGCTTTAACATAATTTTGAAGTTTTAAAAGTTCAATTTGAAGTTTTGTAAGTCTTTTTTGATATTCTAAAGTCTCTTTTTTTATCCAGATCTGAACTTTTTGTTCTCCATCTTGAATTTCTTCTTTTAATTCACCTTTTTTTCGTTTTTTATCTTGACCATGTTCAATATTTTCTTCTGTATCAATAACATCTTTGTCTTCAAATGTTTGTTTAATTAAACCTCTATCATGTCCCATTTTCCTATCCTTATGTGAAATTTTATGAAAGTCTCATTTTATAATCTTCATATCCAAAGTTTTTTATAACTTTATAACTTCCATCTTTAGATTTTATAACTATTGATGGTAATTTTATACCATTAAATGTTGTTGTTTTAACCATTGTATAGTGAATCATATCTTCTAAAATTATTTTATTTCCAACTTTTAGCTCTTCATCAAAAGAGTAATCTCCAATAATATCTCCAGACAAACAAGTATTTCCACCAAATCTATAAGTATATTTTTTCTCATTTGCAATTCCACTATTTCGTATCATTGCACGATATGGCATAGCTAAAGTATCTGGCATATGAGCTTCTGCACTTGTATCTAAAATAGCTAATTTCATACCATTATCTATAATATCAAGGATAGTAGCTACTAAATATCCAGTCTGCCATCCAACCGCTTCTCCAGGCTCCATATAAACTTTTAAGTGTGGATACCTAGATTTAAAATCTTTCAAAAGTTTTATCAACCTTTCTACATCATAATCTGCTCTAGTAATATGGTGCCCTCCACCAAAATTAACCCATTTTAATCTATCAAAATATTGTGAGAATTTATCTTCAAAGCTTTTTAATGCGCCTTCTAAGGCATCTACATTTTGCTCACAAAGTGCATGAAAATGAAAACCATCTAAATATTTAAGTTGAGTATCATCAAAATTAGCTTTTGTTGTTCCCATTCTAGAAAATGGAGAACAAGGATTGTATAAATCTACTTCAACACTTGAATATTCAGGATTTAATCTAATTCCTAAAGATACTTTTCCATAAGCTCTATCTTTAAACCTTTTTAATTGACTAAAAGAATTGAAAACAAGATGATTTGATATAGAAACAATTTCATCTATCTCTTCATCTTTAAAAGCTGGACTATAAGTATGAACTTCTAAACCAAATTCTTCTTTTGCCAAAATTGCCTCGTGAAGTCCTGAAGCACAACAACCTTTTAGGTATTGTTTACATAAGTCAAATGTAGAATGCATAGCAAAACCTTTTAATGCTAAAAGTATATTAATACCTGTTTCATCTTGTACATATTTTAAAAGTTTTAAATTCTTTTCAAGTAACTCTTCTTCACAAACAAATGATGGGCTTGGTAATTCTTCTAAAGAACTTAGAATTTGATTTTTCATATAATATTTTCCTAATATTTAAAGTTTTTTATATAATATTTAATTTTGAGAAAATAAATTTTGTATAATTTCAAAGCTTTAAAATAAAAAGCTATAAATTTATATATAATAAATAACTAACTCTTTATCTTTTTTAAAACAAAGAAATTTTAATAAAATTTCTATTTATAGCTCAATAATTTTCCAAGGAAGACCTTGTGTCATCAACTCATCCATAAATGGTTTTGCATCAAACTCTTCTATATTAAATACTCCTGTATTTTTCCAAATACCTTTATACAAAAGCTTACTCCCAATCATAGCTGGAACTCCCGTTGTATAGCTTACTGCTTGTGCTCCTGTTTCTTTATAACATTCTTGATGATCGCAAACATTATAAATATAAACTTTTCTCAGTTTTCCATATTTAATACCTTCTATAATACAACCAATATTTGTTTGCCCTACTGTTCTTGGTCCTAAACTTGCGGGGTCTGGTAATAATGTAGTTAAAAATTCAATTGGAGTAATCATTACCCCTTTATGTTCTACTGGTTCAATTCCCAACATTCCAACATTTTGTAAGCAATTCATATGTTGAATATAACTATCTCCAAAAGTCATAAAAAATCTAATTCTTTTTAATCCTTTAATATTTTTAGCTAATGATTCTAATTCTTCATGATACAACAAATATGAAGCTTTTACTCCAATTTCTGGATAGTCATGATCAACTCTTATTTCTAGTGGTTTTGTTTCTATCCATTCTCCATTTTCCCAATATCTACCATTTGCAGAAACTTCTCTAAGGTTTATTTCTGGATTAAAATTTGTAGCAAACTTATATCCATGGTCACCTGCATTACAATCCATAATATCTATTGTATGAATTTCATCAAATAAGTTTTGTTGAGCATAAGCACAAAATACACCAGTAACCCCTGGATCAAATCCTGAACCTAGAAGTCCCATAATTCCAGCATCTTTAAACTGCTTATTTCTTGCCCATTGCTCTTTATATTCAAATTTTGCTTCATCTGGATGTTCATAATTCGCAGTATCTACATAATCAACTTTACATTTCGTACACGCATCCATAATAGTTAAATCTTGATATGGTAAAGCAACATTTAAAACTAATTTTGGATTTACTTTTTCTATTAATTTTACTAAATCATCTACACTATCAGCATCTACTTGTGCAATATCAATCTTTACGCCTTGATTTTTTAGAATATCTTCTGCTATTGTTTCACATTTTGAAACTGTTCTTGAAGCTAAAGTTATTTTTTCAAAAGTGTCAATATTCATTGCACATTTTACAGTGGCTACCCTACTTACACCACCAGCACCAATTATTAAAATACCTTTTTTAATCATTTTATATACTCCAAATATTTTTATGTATTGATTATAACTATTTTATTATAAAAAAATAGTATTTAGTAACCATTTAATTACAAAATTAACATAGTTTTAACTTTATTTGTGTAAAATTAACTTTTATATTGGGGATGACTTGGTATCGATTAGAGCAGTGAGTATTAGTTGCATGTCGGCCTGAACATGCCGTTACGCGGTTCATTTTTTTTAGACGCAAACAATACAAATTACGCTCCAGCTTACGCAAAAGCTGCGTAAGTTTAACAACTTACTGACTCGCCTAACGGCTTGAGTCTTTGGAGACTAGCACTACAGATTCTATCTATGTAGATTATTGCTGGTTCACATTAGATAGATTATCTTCTAAGAGTTGATTTGGTTTAGAAGAGAAATTTCCTAATCTTAGCTTTATGATTGCTTTTGGAAGTTGAGTTGTCATAGAGTGAATTTTTTCAACTTTGCTAAGCATGTAGACGCTTTTATGAGCTGTTTTAAGACTGCGGTTCGATCCCGCACATCTCCACCAAATATAAAATCAATCTAAAATAATCTAATCATAAAAAATTTCTTATCTTTTATATAATATATAAATTTAATTTCTAATTATAATTTTATTTATTGAATAAAATAATTATTCTTTATGTAGTATAATTAAGAAGATAGTTAAGAGGAAACTCTTAAACTATCTTAAAAATAGAAAGTTTATTTCTTGTTTTCACTCTCTTTTTTAGATTTATTATCTTGTTTTGATTCTTTTTCTTTAGAATCTTTTACTTCATTTTCATCTTTTTTATTTGATAAACCTTTAACTTCCACATCATTTTTTATATTATTAATAATAGAATCTCCAAATCCTTTAATATTCCTCAAATCTTCTGGAGATTTGATACTATTGACCTTTCTATATTCTAATATTTGTTCAGCTTTTTTCTCACCTATTCCTTTTATCCCCATAAGTTCTTCCTTTGTTGCTGTTTGTAAGTTAATAGCAAACAAAAAAGAACTACTTAACATAAATATAGCTATAAGCTTTTTCATAAACTCTCCTTTAAATAATGAGAATTATACCTATTAATAAAATTAATGTCAATTATTATATCTATAATTTTATACTAAAACTTATACTTTAAACTAACCATAGTATTACCAAGGTCACCATAAGCATATTCTATTTTTGAATATCCATAATAATATAATTTACCAAATAAATTATTTATATTTATCTGTCCAGTGAAACTTTACTTGATTCTGAAACTGATCTAGCTAAACTAAAACATACAAAGGATAACTAAAAATTCTTAGTTAAAATAAATATATGAAAAGATGAGTAATATGAAAGTAAAGAAGACAATGAATAATGAGAAAATAGAAATAGTAATAAATGAGAAGAGAATAATAAGATTATAAGAAAAAAACAATATAAATATTGCCATTAATGAAAGTAAAAATAAAACCTATACAAGAAGATTTACTCAAAGAATTAATAGTAGAGGATAAATTACTAAAATAAGAGAAATATATATTAAAAAACGAAAAAGCATGCTTAAAAGAATAAATGCTGGATTAATTCTTTATCTTTTTTATATGTTCTTATATTGATATATCATTAGTTATTAGATTAATAGAAAGGAAAGGAATAGTTAAATAAAAGCATTGTTAATATAAATATCTATATAGGAATAAATAGTATGTATGATAAAAGAGCATATAATTGGATAAAGTAGATGTATATAAAATCTGTAGACAGTAATAGGATAGATAATAAAATAAAAAATAGATTTAAGAATAAGAAAAGCAGAGATATTATTACGAGGACATCTAATTAGTTGTTAGATTAATAGTAGGAAAAGGAATAATTAATTTGTATAAATAGATATGATATAAAAGCATATATAAGGACAAAAGGGAGGATATTAAATTGTTGAATAAATTGTATAAGAAGGGATACCTTCCCTAAAACACTAGATAAAGTAGCTTAGGAAAGGCATTAAAGACTCAAAGAGTTAGCGATGACCTACGTTTCCACCGGGGGACCCAGCAGTATTATCGGCGATGAAGTGCTTGACTACCAGGTTCGGAATGGGGCTGGGTATTTCCACTTCTCTGTAACCACTAACAAAGTTGAGTATTAAAAGAATCATAGAGATAATCTCTTAATACTCAACTTTAACAAAAGAGTTAAAGGAATAAAGATAATGTTAAAGTCTTAAAAGTAAATTTTCAAAAAAAAACCTACACAAATATAAAGTAAAGATATACTTAATAAGATAGTAAACCAAAGAAATAAAAAATAAGCCAAACGTTCTATTAGTACTGGTCAGCTAAACGCCTTACAACGCTTACACATCCAGCCTATCAACCAGCTAGTCTTGCTGGGAACTTCAGGGAAAGTTCATCTTAGAGTTGGCTTCGAGCTTAGATGCTTTCAGCTCTTATCACATCCGTACGTAGCTACCCAACGATGCTCTTGGCAGAACAATTGGTACACTAGTGGTACGTTCATCCCGGTCCTCTCGTACTAGGGACAAATCTCTTCAACTTTCCTACGCCCACGGAAGATAGGGACCGAACTGTCTCACGACGTTCTGAACCCAGCTCGCGTACCGCTTTAAATGGCGAACAGCCATACCCTTGGGACCGACTACAGCCCCAGGATGCGATGAGCCGACATCGAGGTGCCAAACCTCCCCGTCGATGTGAGCTCTTGGGGGAGATCAGCCTGTTATCCCCGGCGTACCTTTTATCCTTTGAGCGATGGCCCTTCCACGCAGAACCACCGGATCACTATGACCGACTTTCGTCTCTGTTCGACTTGTAGGTCTCACAGTCAAGCTAGTTTATGCCATTATACTCAACAAGCGATTTCCATCCGCTTTGAACTAACCTTTGTAAGCCTCCGTTACTATTTAGGAGGCGACCGCCCCAGTCAAACTACCCACCAGACATTGTCCTGAAAGAGGATAACTCTTCGCAGTTAGTAACTCAAATATTCAAGGGTGGTATCTCAAGGATGGCTCCGACTCTACTGGCGTCTAGTCATCATAGCCTCCCACCTATCCTGCACATGAATATCCAAGCTACAGTGTCAAGCTGTAGTAAAGGTGCACGGGGTCTTTCCGTCTTTCCGCGGGTAGGAGGAATTTTCACCTCCACTACAATTTCACTGGATCCCTCTTTGAGACAGCTCCCATCTCGTTACGCCATTCATGCAGGTCAG
Proteins encoded in this window:
- the nspC gene encoding carboxynorspermidine decarboxylase, which translates into the protein MKNQILSSLEELPSPSFVCEEELLEKNLKLLKYVQDETGINILLALKGFAMHSTFDLCKQYLKGCCASGLHEAILAKEEFGLEVHTYSPAFKDEEIDEIVSISNHLVFNSFSQLKRFKDRAYGKVSLGIRLNPEYSSVEVDLYNPCSPFSRMGTTKANFDDTQLKYLDGFHFHALCEQNVDALEGALKSFEDKFSQYFDRLKWVNFGGGHHITRADYDVERLIKLLKDFKSRYPHLKVYMEPGEAVGWQTGYLVATILDIIDNGMKLAILDTSAEAHMPDTLAMPYRAMIRNSGIANEKKYTYRFGGNTCLSGDIIGDYSFDEELKVGNKIILEDMIHYTMVKTTTFNGIKLPSIVIKSKDGSYKVIKNFGYEDYKMRLS
- a CDS encoding saccharopine dehydrogenase family protein yields the protein MIKKGILIIGAGGVSRVATVKCAMNIDTFEKITLASRTVSKCETIAEDILKNQGVKIDIAQVDADSVDDLVKLIEKVNPKLVLNVALPYQDLTIMDACTKCKVDYVDTANYEHPDEAKFEYKEQWARNKQFKDAGIMGLLGSGFDPGVTGVFCAYAQQNLFDEIHTIDIMDCNAGDHGYKFATNFNPEINLREVSANGRYWENGEWIETKPLEIRVDHDYPEIGVKASYLLYHEELESLAKNIKGLKRIRFFMTFGDSYIQHMNCLQNVGMLGIEPVEHKGVMITPIEFLTTLLPDPASLGPRTVGQTNIGCIIEGIKYGKLRKVYIYNVCDHQECYKETGAQAVSYTTGVPAMIGSKLLYKGIWKNTGVFNIEEFDAKPFMDELMTQGLPWKIIEL
- a CDS encoding ComEA family DNA-binding protein, which codes for MKKLIAIFMLSSSFLFAINLQTATKEELMGIKGIGEKKAEQILEYRKVNSIKSPEDLRNIKGFGDSIINNIKNDVEVKGLSNKKDENEVKDSKEKESKQDNKSKKESENKK